The following coding sequences lie in one Gadus macrocephalus chromosome 1, ASM3116895v1 genomic window:
- the LOC132454469 gene encoding trypsin I-P1-like isoform X1: MKEAMRWTSLLLTSLIVTEAYSARIIGGQEVLPYSIKYQASLQSENRRHYCGGTLIHPEWVVSAAHCWKPSSSLTVVLSEHSLSQEEGYEQVFNVSRIYVAAYNYRTFNNDIMLIKLSRPASLNAHVQPVRLPNGIHAGMTCTVSGWGVTQTYSSVLSPVLRAVDVQIIPRCYYYYWGRITRNMICAGSRFGGKDSCQGDSGGPLVCNGYLEGIVSWGISCANPYFPGVYTKVSAYVNWINWVINS; encoded by the exons atgaaagaggcaaTGAGATGGACATCGCTGCTCCTCACCTCTCTAATTGTAACAG AGGCATATTCAGCCAGGATTATTGGGGGCCAGGAGGTTTTGCCTTATTCCATTAAATATCAAGCATCCCTGCAATCGGAAAACAGGCGTCACTACTGTGGAGGGACACTGATCCACCCAGAGTGGGTAGTGTCTGCTGCCCACTGCTGGAAGCC GAGTTCTTCGTTGACGGTGGTGCTGAGTGAACACAGTTTGAGTCAGGAAGAGGGTTATGAGCAGGTATTCAACGTCTCCAGGATATACGTCGCCGCCTATAACTATAGGACATTCAACAATGACATCATGCTCATCAAG CTGAGTAGACCGGCCAGCCTCAACGCCCACGTTCAGCCCGTCAGACTTCCAAACGGCATACATGCCGGAATGACCTGTACAGTGAGCGGCTGGGGGGTGACACAGACCTATAGCAGCGTTCTGTCCCCCGTGCTGCGGGCCGTGGACGTGCAGATCATCCCGagatgctactactactactgggGCCGCATCACCCGTAACATGATCTGCGCTGGCTCCCGGTTTGGGGGCAAGGACTCCTGCCAG GGAGACTCTGGAGGTCCGCTGGTCTGCAATGGATACCTGGAGGGAATCGTCTCATGGGGCATTAGTTGTGCCAATCCGTACTTCCCGGGTGTCTATACCAAAGTCTCGGCCTACGTCAATTGGATCAATTGGGTTATCAATAGCTAA
- the LOC132454469 gene encoding trypsin I-P1-like isoform X2 — protein MLIKLSRPASLNAHVQPVRLPNGIHAGMTCTVSGWGVTQTYSSVLSPVLRAVDVQIIPRCYYYYWGRITRNMICAGSRFGGKDSCQGDSGGPLVCNGYLEGIVSWGISCANPYFPGVYTKVSAYVNWINWVINS, from the exons ATGCTCATCAAG CTGAGTAGACCGGCCAGCCTCAACGCCCACGTTCAGCCCGTCAGACTTCCAAACGGCATACATGCCGGAATGACCTGTACAGTGAGCGGCTGGGGGGTGACACAGACCTATAGCAGCGTTCTGTCCCCCGTGCTGCGGGCCGTGGACGTGCAGATCATCCCGagatgctactactactactgggGCCGCATCACCCGTAACATGATCTGCGCTGGCTCCCGGTTTGGGGGCAAGGACTCCTGCCAG GGAGACTCTGGAGGTCCGCTGGTCTGCAATGGATACCTGGAGGGAATCGTCTCATGGGGCATTAGTTGTGCCAATCCGTACTTCCCGGGTGTCTATACCAAAGTCTCGGCCTACGTCAATTGGATCAATTGGGTTATCAATAGCTAA
- the zmp:0000001088 gene encoding trypsin has product MDLSSLLLCGLAVSCHAQMEGRIVGGYVPTQNFIKYIVSIQTTRGRHFCGGSLVNKYWVLTAAHCDVGADNMLIVAGDYSLSMYEGTEQFNIPQLLIPHPDYIGENNNDIMLIKLKAPVNLNSYVAIVPLPMQGSSVADGRLCRVSGWGFTGSELPSILRTVKLPMVSLERCNGSTSYGGNITDNMICAGLSSGGKDACKGDSGGPLVCEGRLYGVVSWGNGCAQAEFPGVYTAVAKYRRWIDRTIFNYYSRCKY; this is encoded by the exons ATGGACCTGTCTTCTCTCCTACTGTGTGGGCTGGCCGTCAGCT GCCATGCTCAGATGGAAGGTCGGATAGTGGGCGGCTACGTCCCAACTCAGAACTTCATCAAGTACATTGTCTCCATCCAGACGACCCGGGGGCGTCACTTTTGCGGCGGGTCGCTGGTCAACAAATACTGGGTGCTCACAGCAGCCCACTGTGATGTTGG GGCAGATAACATGTTGATAGTGGCGGGAGATTACTCCCTGTCCATGTACGAGGGGACAGAGCAGTTCAACATACCCCAGCTGTTGATACCACACCCTGACTACATCGGCGAGAACAACAACGACATAATGCTCATAAAG ttGAAGGCGCCCGTGAACCTCAACAGCTACGTGGCCATCGTCCCTCTGCCCATGCAGGGCTCCAGCGTGGCGGATGGCCGGTTGTGCCGCGTGTCGGGCTGGGGCTTCACAGGCTCCGAGCTCCCCTCCATCCTCAGGACCGTCAAGCTGCCCATGGTGTCGCTGGAGAGGTGTAACGGCAGCACCTCTTACGGGGGCAACATCACGGACAACATGATATGCGCCGGGTTAAGCTCTGGCGGGAAGGATGCCTGTAAG GGAGACTCCGGGGGTCCCCTGGTGTGTGAAGGCAGGCTGTATGGCGTTGTTTCCTGGGGTAATGGCTGTGCCCAGGCCGAGTTTCCTGGAGTCTACACCGCCGTGGCCAAATACCGCAGATGGATAGACCGCACCAtcttcaactactacagcagaTGCAAGTATTAG